The following proteins come from a genomic window of Frankia casuarinae:
- a CDS encoding tetratricopeptide repeat protein, with protein sequence MTGGGDGHGAPDCFVSYADDGRAWAEWIAGTLEDAGYQVLLESWAPAGTHRVGWLDRAVSQARHTIAVVSDGYLRSSPAVAEWAAAWSADPTGGERRLLVTRVADRPLPGLLGQLVPVDLFDRSEIAVRASLLAALRGDRPQPEQPPGFPGRRGIFPPELPAVWNVPDQPARFVGRTAALARLDEALSRSPLVTVTGIAGIGKTSLVTEYVRQHRADLDAVWWVPAERPELIGERVRELAPAVGLPGHAEPAAVIANLGRADGRWLIVLDDAADADTLPDWLRPTEPGRLLLTSRNPGWDHLGPVVPVGPMDRAESVTLLAGRLPAVERTVADRIAERLGDHPLALDQAAHRISTGRTPAETYLQVLIDRPEVLLAQGEVSGRPGATAATLWDEPIRRLDAEAPAAGHLLRIVAHGDNEPIPIRLFTAEPDVIPDSGLRAAAGDPLALADTVGVLERYGLAHRDADTVTMHRLVRAAVHTHTGPDQADEIVATMARMLRASLPDAVTANPEAWPAWRELLPHTLAVLDATATDSTDADSTDADGPEADGPEADGPEAAWLAERSAAYLLGQGRADQALPLAARALAARERLDGPVHVDTLACRETLARVALGAGRIDAAGRLAEHTVADRERILGPEHPDTLVSRDTLAQLFQKVGQTDRAVEMFQRTLATRERILGPEHPDTLEGRHSLGRAYDAAGRDDEAARLLRDTLADQRRILGPEHPATLDTRHSLAVAYRRIGAVGDAVPLFEQTLAARERVLGPEHPAALGTRHQLAVTHHQAGRLDDATREFGRALTGRERTLGPDHPDTLETVDGLARAHLYAGRLDDAAREFGRALTGRERALGPDHPETTETRESLATAHLRLGRPGEAVPHLERALDRHEHVLGRAHPYTVEARNALATTYRRTGQLEAAVPLLERLLADRSRAHGVGDARTLRTADGLAEVYRTTGRLPQAVGLNERVLAVRERLLGPGHPDTRATRGALADTYRQAGRPADAVPLYRAALTDALREHGPFHPDSTRARRTLADTVGETRHDQPPPLERPIPVEPRFRHRDP encoded by the coding sequence GTGACCGGCGGGGGCGATGGGCACGGCGCTCCCGACTGTTTCGTGTCGTACGCGGACGACGGGCGGGCCTGGGCCGAATGGATCGCCGGGACGTTGGAGGATGCCGGCTACCAGGTCCTGCTTGAGTCCTGGGCGCCGGCGGGGACGCATCGGGTGGGGTGGCTGGACCGGGCGGTGAGCCAGGCCCGGCACACGATCGCGGTGGTCTCCGACGGCTACCTGCGCTCCTCGCCCGCGGTCGCCGAATGGGCGGCGGCGTGGTCGGCCGACCCGACCGGAGGCGAACGCCGGCTGCTGGTGACCAGGGTGGCGGACCGGCCGCTGCCCGGTCTGCTAGGCCAACTCGTCCCGGTCGACCTGTTCGACCGCAGCGAGATCGCCGTCCGGGCCAGCCTGCTCGCGGCCCTGCGCGGCGACCGGCCACAACCGGAACAGCCGCCGGGCTTCCCGGGCCGGCGGGGGATCTTCCCGCCGGAGCTGCCGGCGGTGTGGAACGTGCCGGATCAGCCGGCCCGGTTCGTCGGCCGGACGGCCGCGCTCGCCCGGCTCGACGAGGCGCTGTCCCGCTCGCCGCTGGTCACCGTGACGGGAATCGCGGGGATCGGGAAGACCAGCCTGGTCACCGAGTACGTCCGCCAGCACCGGGCGGATCTCGACGCCGTGTGGTGGGTGCCGGCGGAACGCCCCGAGCTGATCGGCGAGCGGGTGCGCGAGCTCGCCCCGGCGGTGGGCCTGCCCGGCCACGCGGAACCGGCCGCCGTGATCGCGAACCTCGGCCGGGCCGACGGCCGCTGGCTGATCGTCCTCGACGACGCCGCCGACGCCGACACGCTGCCGGACTGGCTGCGGCCCACCGAACCCGGCCGGCTGCTACTGACCTCCCGCAACCCCGGCTGGGACCATCTCGGCCCGGTCGTGCCGGTCGGACCGATGGACCGGGCCGAGTCCGTCACCCTGCTCGCCGGCCGGCTGCCCGCCGTCGAACGGACGGTCGCCGACCGGATCGCCGAGCGGCTCGGGGACCACCCGCTCGCCCTCGACCAGGCCGCCCACCGCATCAGCACCGGCCGCACCCCCGCCGAGACCTACCTTCAGGTGTTAATCGACCGGCCGGAGGTCCTCCTGGCGCAGGGGGAGGTGAGCGGGCGGCCCGGGGCCACCGCCGCCACCCTCTGGGACGAGCCGATCCGCCGGCTCGACGCCGAGGCACCGGCCGCCGGCCACCTGCTGCGGATCGTCGCGCACGGCGACAACGAACCGATCCCGATCCGGCTGTTCACCGCCGAGCCGGACGTGATCCCCGATTCCGGGCTGCGGGCGGCGGCCGGCGACCCGCTCGCCCTCGCCGACACCGTCGGCGTCCTGGAGCGGTACGGCCTGGCCCACCGCGACGCGGACACCGTGACGATGCACCGGCTGGTGCGGGCCGCCGTGCACACCCACACCGGCCCCGACCAGGCCGACGAGATCGTCGCGACCATGGCCCGGATGCTGCGCGCGTCGCTGCCCGACGCCGTCACGGCCAACCCGGAAGCCTGGCCCGCCTGGCGGGAGCTGCTCCCGCACACGCTCGCCGTGCTCGACGCCACCGCCACCGACTCCACCGACGCCGACTCCACCGACGCCGACGGGCCGGAGGCCGACGGGCCGGAGGCCGACGGTCCGGAGGCCGCCTGGCTGGCGGAACGCTCGGCGGCCTACCTGCTCGGGCAGGGCCGAGCCGATCAGGCCCTCCCCCTCGCGGCCCGCGCCCTGGCCGCCCGCGAGCGGCTCGACGGCCCGGTGCACGTCGACACCCTGGCCTGCCGGGAGACCCTCGCGCGGGTCGCCCTCGGCGCCGGACGGATCGACGCCGCCGGCCGCCTGGCCGAACACACCGTCGCCGACCGCGAACGCATCCTCGGCCCCGAGCACCCCGACACCCTGGTCAGCCGGGACACCCTAGCCCAGCTATTCCAGAAGGTCGGCCAGACCGACCGCGCGGTCGAGATGTTCCAGCGCACCCTCGCCACCCGGGAACGCATCCTCGGCCCCGAGCACCCCGACACCCTGGAAGGCCGGCACAGCCTCGGCCGCGCCTACGACGCCGCCGGCCGCGACGACGAGGCGGCCCGGCTGCTGCGGGACACCCTCGCCGACCAGCGGCGGATCCTCGGCCCGGAGCACCCCGCCACCCTCGACACCCGCCACAGCCTCGCCGTCGCCTACCGCCGGATCGGCGCGGTGGGCGACGCCGTGCCGCTGTTCGAGCAGACCCTCGCCGCTCGCGAACGGGTCCTCGGCCCCGAGCATCCCGCCGCCCTCGGCACCCGCCACCAGCTCGCCGTCACCCATCACCAGGCCGGACGGCTCGACGACGCCACGCGCGAGTTCGGCCGCGCGCTGACCGGCCGCGAGCGCACCCTCGGCCCCGACCACCCCGACACCCTCGAAACGGTCGACGGACTCGCCCGCGCCCACCTGTACGCCGGACGGCTCGACGACGCCGCACGCGAGTTCGGCCGCGCGCTGACCGGCCGGGAACGCGCCCTCGGCCCCGACCACCCCGAGACCACCGAGACCCGCGAGAGCCTCGCCACCGCCCACCTCAGGCTGGGCCGGCCCGGCGAGGCCGTCCCCCATCTCGAACGCGCCCTCGACCGCCACGAGCACGTCCTCGGCCGCGCGCACCCTTACACTGTCGAGGCCCGGAACGCCCTCGCGACGACCTACCGGCGCACCGGGCAGCTTGAGGCGGCCGTGCCGCTGCTCGAACGGCTGCTCGCCGACCGGAGCCGGGCGCACGGCGTCGGCGACGCGCGCACCCTGCGCACCGCCGACGGGCTCGCCGAGGTCTACCGGACCACCGGCCGGCTTCCGCAGGCCGTCGGCCTGAACGAACGTGTCCTCGCCGTCCGCGAGCGGCTCCTCGGCCCCGGCCACCCCGACACCCGCGCCACCCGGGGCGCCCTCGCCGACACCTACCGCCAGGCCGGCCGGCCCGCCGACGCCGTCCCCCTCTACCGCGCCGCGCTCACCGACGCGCTGCGCGAGCACGGCCCGTTCCATCCGGACAGCACCCGGGCCCGCCGCACCCTCGCCGACACTGTCGGCGAGACCCGCCACGATCAGCCGCCGCCCCTCGAACGGCCGATCCCGGTGGAGCCGAGATTCCGCCACCGCGACCCCTGA
- the galK gene encoding galactokinase, translating into MRAAEYPATEHPATERAVRAFVETYGERPTHLVRAPARVNLIGEHTDYNDGFCLPVAIDRELCIALRRNEAPELRLVSEQDAVPAVIPLPPPGFDTPVSARAPGWVRYVEGIAVMLAAESASRAAAGSGGSRAAAGSGFPAGGGPVPWRGTLASDIPVGAGLSSSAALELAVALAGAHLAGLTPAPTELALLAQRAENLWVGAATGLLDQLACAAGVAGHALRIDCRTLTTEPVPLPGGLAVVVIDTGSRRQVVTSEYATRRAECERAARALGVAALRDLTPRSMDEAVARLGRSARSDGTTRPGGAAGGTGLDPVALRRARFVVAENARVDAVAAALRAGDAPTAGRLLLAGHRGIREDFEVSGPELDAAVQAASAAPGCFGARMTGGGFAGCAVALVDRSRLTAFTEAFEPAYAALTGRWAVLHVCSAVAGTSVLDLG; encoded by the coding sequence ATGAGAGCCGCCGAGTATCCGGCCACCGAGCATCCGGCCACCGAGCGTGCGGTGCGCGCGTTCGTCGAGACCTACGGAGAGCGGCCCACCCACCTCGTCCGCGCGCCCGCCCGGGTGAACCTCATCGGCGAGCACACCGACTACAACGACGGCTTCTGTCTTCCGGTGGCCATCGACCGGGAGCTGTGCATCGCCCTGCGCCGTAACGAGGCACCCGAGCTCCGGCTGGTGTCCGAGCAGGACGCGGTGCCCGCCGTGATCCCGCTGCCGCCGCCGGGCTTCGACACGCCGGTGTCCGCCCGGGCACCCGGATGGGTCCGGTATGTCGAAGGCATCGCGGTGATGCTGGCCGCCGAGTCGGCCTCCCGTGCCGCCGCCGGATCGGGGGGCTCCCGTGCCGCCGCCGGGTCAGGCTTCCCGGCCGGAGGGGGCCCGGTGCCCTGGCGTGGCACGCTGGCCAGCGACATCCCCGTCGGCGCGGGACTGTCCTCCTCGGCCGCGCTGGAGCTAGCCGTCGCCCTGGCCGGTGCGCATCTCGCCGGGTTGACGCCCGCGCCGACGGAGCTCGCGCTGCTCGCCCAGCGGGCGGAGAACCTCTGGGTGGGGGCGGCGACGGGCCTGCTCGACCAGCTCGCCTGCGCCGCGGGCGTGGCCGGCCACGCGCTGCGGATCGACTGCCGCACGCTGACGACCGAGCCGGTGCCGCTGCCGGGCGGGCTGGCCGTGGTGGTCATCGACACCGGCTCGCGCCGACAGGTGGTGACCAGCGAGTACGCCACCCGACGGGCGGAGTGTGAGCGGGCGGCGCGGGCGCTGGGCGTCGCCGCGCTGCGGGACCTCACGCCCCGGTCGATGGACGAGGCGGTGGCCCGGCTCGGCAGGTCCGCCCGGTCGGATGGGACAACCCGGCCGGGCGGAGCGGCCGGCGGGACCGGTCTGGACCCGGTCGCGCTGCGCCGGGCCCGGTTCGTCGTCGCCGAGAACGCCCGGGTCGACGCCGTCGCCGCGGCACTGCGCGCGGGCGACGCCCCAACGGCCGGGCGGCTGTTGCTGGCGGGGCATCGCGGGATCCGGGAGGACTTCGAGGTGTCGGGTCCGGAACTCGATGCGGCGGTCCAGGCGGCTTCGGCGGCTCCGGGGTGCTTCGGCGCCCGGATGACCGGCGGTGGTTTCGCGGGCTGTGCGGTGGCCCTCGTCGACCGGTCCCGGCTGACCGCCTTCACCGAGGCGTTCGAACCGGCGTATGCCGCACTCACCGGCCGGTGGGCCGTGCTGCACGTCTGCTCGGCGGTCGCCGGCACGTCCGTCCTGGACCTCGGGTAG
- a CDS encoding UDP-glucose--hexose-1-phosphate uridylyltransferase, whose product MDDITHRRFNPLTGRWVLVSPGRTRRPWHGGQEPPPVPAAVAHDPLCDLCPGNLRAGGERNPSYSGTYVFTNDFPALRPDPVRPAALLVAPPADPPVAPSADPAPVWPAGPGSGLLRSEPARGTCRVVCFGPRHDRGLVDMTPAEVRAVVDTWAAQEEELSRTWRWVQVFENRGTAMGASNPHPHGQIWACDALPDEPAAEDARQREHFARSGSSLLMDYAEIETAAGERVILAEEHWLVVVPFWALWPFETLLLPRHPVDRLAALSDDQRDGLSRLLGRLLTGYDALFDHPFPFSMGWHGAPGPHPAPGPRPGPELGSEPEPESGLGPDLDPGWGPGDPPAAFWQLHAHFYPPLLRSPTIRKHQVGYEMLADVQRDLTPEAAADRLRAVMAPVAANRT is encoded by the coding sequence ATGGACGACATCACGCATCGGCGGTTCAACCCGCTCACCGGCCGTTGGGTTCTGGTCTCGCCGGGGCGGACGCGGCGACCGTGGCACGGCGGTCAGGAACCACCGCCGGTGCCGGCCGCGGTCGCCCATGATCCTCTATGCGACCTCTGCCCGGGTAACCTCCGGGCCGGCGGTGAACGTAACCCCTCCTACTCCGGTACCTACGTGTTCACCAACGACTTCCCGGCGCTGCGTCCCGACCCGGTTCGGCCCGCAGCCCTGCTCGTCGCCCCGCCCGCCGACCCGCCTGTCGCCCCGTCCGCCGACCCGGCCCCGGTGTGGCCGGCGGGTCCCGGATCGGGCCTGCTGCGCAGCGAACCGGCCCGGGGGACCTGCCGGGTCGTGTGCTTCGGCCCTCGTCATGATCGCGGGCTCGTCGACATGACTCCGGCCGAGGTCCGGGCGGTCGTGGACACCTGGGCGGCGCAGGAGGAGGAACTCTCCCGCACCTGGCGCTGGGTGCAGGTCTTCGAGAACCGCGGCACCGCGATGGGCGCGTCGAACCCGCACCCCCACGGTCAGATCTGGGCCTGCGACGCGTTGCCCGACGAGCCAGCCGCCGAGGACGCGCGGCAGCGGGAGCACTTCGCCCGCTCTGGCAGCTCCCTGCTGATGGACTACGCCGAGATCGAGACGGCGGCGGGGGAGCGGGTGATCCTGGCGGAGGAGCACTGGCTCGTCGTCGTGCCGTTCTGGGCGCTGTGGCCGTTCGAGACCCTGCTCCTGCCCCGGCATCCGGTCGACCGCCTCGCCGCGCTCTCCGACGACCAGCGGGACGGGCTGTCCCGCCTGCTCGGCCGCCTCCTCACCGGCTACGACGCCCTGTTCGACCATCCTTTCCCGTTCTCGATGGGCTGGCACGGGGCTCCCGGGCCGCATCCCGCGCCCGGACCCCGGCCGGGGCCGGAGCTGGGGTCGGAGCCGGAGCCGGAGTCGGGGCTGGGGCCGGACCTTGATCCTGGTTGGGGACCCGGCGATCCACCCGCGGCGTTCTGGCAGCTGCACGCCCACTTCTATCCGCCGTTGCTGCGCTCCCCGACCATTCGCAAGCATCAGGTCGGCTACGAGATGCTCGCCGACGTGCAGCGCGACCTCACCCCGGAGGCAGCCGCGGACCGGCTGCGCGCCGTCATGGCTCCCGTCGCCGCGAACCGGACCTGA
- the soxR gene encoding redox-sensitive transcriptional activator SoxR — protein MLPTDMMTVGELSQRSGFAASALRFYEQQGLLTATRTSGGQRRYERHVLRRLAFIRAATAVGLSLDEVRETLSTLPESRTPTKADWSAISRRWRGRLDDEIAALVALRDGLNSCIGCGCLSLRSCRISNPHDRIAELGPGARALPAALRRTRNPLDRCGQPVR, from the coding sequence ATGCTTCCTACCGATATGATGACTGTGGGTGAGCTCTCGCAGCGAAGTGGCTTCGCCGCGTCGGCGCTGCGCTTCTACGAACAGCAGGGCCTGCTCACCGCCACCCGGACCTCGGGTGGGCAGCGCCGGTACGAGCGCCATGTCCTGCGGCGGCTGGCGTTCATCCGCGCCGCCACCGCGGTCGGGCTCAGTCTCGACGAGGTGCGGGAGACCCTGTCGACGCTGCCCGAGTCGCGCACGCCGACCAAGGCGGACTGGTCCGCGATCTCGCGGCGGTGGCGCGGCCGGCTGGACGACGAGATCGCGGCCCTGGTCGCTCTGCGTGACGGACTCAACTCGTGCATCGGCTGCGGCTGCTTGTCGCTGCGAAGCTGCCGCATCTCGAATCCGCACGACCGGATCGCCGAGCTGGGGCCGGGCGCTCGCGCGCTGCCGGCTGCGCTGCGCCGGACCCGCAACCCCCTCGATCGGTGTGGTCAGCCCGTCCGATAG
- a CDS encoding NADPH-dependent FMN reductase, whose protein sequence is MPDPGRGGVVGDTFGMFQPGASNGEPRSGRSQTVGTDPVSGLPSRVSAHRSPDMPPDGPGPVRARRRRPLIVGIGGSSRANSTTHQALATVLAMMGQAGAETMLLGAADLDLPMYAPERQERPAAALRLLAAVERADGLVIATPGYHGGISGQVKNALDYLEDLRGAPRPYLDGRAVALIVGARGTQAAGTTLTALRSTVHALRGWPTPLGVTLNTAVPLFDPHGRVLDRTVAARLDTLADQIMGFTYAWSQVL, encoded by the coding sequence ATGCCGGATCCGGGACGAGGAGGGGTAGTGGGAGACACATTCGGCATGTTCCAACCGGGTGCCAGCAACGGCGAACCGAGGAGCGGGCGCAGCCAGACGGTCGGTACGGATCCCGTCTCCGGGCTGCCCAGCCGGGTCTCGGCGCACCGTTCGCCCGACATGCCGCCGGACGGTCCCGGTCCGGTGCGGGCCCGTCGCCGCCGCCCGTTAATCGTCGGCATCGGTGGCAGCAGCCGGGCGAACTCCACCACCCACCAGGCCCTGGCGACGGTGCTGGCGATGATGGGGCAGGCCGGCGCGGAGACGATGCTGCTCGGTGCGGCGGACCTGGACCTGCCGATGTACGCGCCGGAACGCCAGGAACGTCCCGCCGCCGCGCTGCGCCTCCTCGCCGCCGTCGAACGGGCCGACGGCCTCGTGATCGCGACTCCCGGCTACCACGGCGGGATATCGGGCCAGGTCAAGAACGCCCTGGACTATCTGGAGGACCTGCGCGGCGCGCCCCGGCCCTACCTGGACGGCCGGGCGGTCGCACTGATCGTCGGCGCCCGGGGCACGCAGGCGGCCGGGACGACGCTGACGGCCCTGCGCTCGACGGTGCACGCCCTGCGCGGCTGGCCGACCCCGCTGGGCGTCACCCTGAACACCGCGGTGCCGCTCTTCGACCCGCACGGGCGAGTGCTCGACCGGACCGTCGCGGCCCGCCTGGACACCCTCGCCGACCAGATCATGGGGTTCACCTACGCCTGGTCCCAGGTGCTCTGA
- a CDS encoding ABC transporter substrate-binding protein — MGRRYGLRWLAAAVLGAVLAGTLAACGGDSDGEATGTSSAGSTVKLMIIAPVGTSGTNYPEMVAAARAAVRGVNARGGIAGHRVELVHCNEKNDAAVARKCAQQAVDQHVLAVVGEVSGSGGIMPILENAGIPSIGSAGISADGSELSSPISYVISPLALYPAVCPSLLAKAGATRLGLVGYDLSASDRLIIMAEGGAKAVNRPINPKIRIPITTSDFTPAISQLTRSGADGAVLVVFDQAAYAVISQAGQRVRTCHAAGTLSPKYLSTLGPAADNLVVATAFPELSQAGQFPEVARMISELDAEQAGGDADAAPALRTTTTTTGAWLSVQIAEKVGNKVSGPLTARTLLDQLNRTTDLDLGGIVPRLNLTATTPIPGAERIFNTTLRGARWDSASKSFVPLGPETYSGLDILRRAAS, encoded by the coding sequence GTGGGACGACGGTACGGGCTCCGGTGGCTCGCCGCGGCGGTTCTGGGCGCCGTGCTGGCGGGAACGCTCGCCGCGTGCGGTGGCGACTCGGACGGCGAAGCCACCGGCACGTCCTCGGCCGGATCAACGGTCAAACTGATGATCATCGCCCCGGTGGGCACGTCCGGAACGAACTACCCGGAGATGGTGGCCGCCGCCCGGGCCGCCGTGCGCGGGGTCAACGCCCGGGGTGGGATCGCCGGCCACCGGGTCGAGCTCGTGCACTGCAACGAGAAGAACGACGCCGCCGTGGCCAGGAAGTGCGCCCAGCAGGCGGTGGATCAGCACGTGCTCGCGGTCGTCGGCGAGGTCAGCGGCTCGGGTGGGATCATGCCCATCCTGGAGAACGCGGGGATCCCGTCCATCGGTTCGGCCGGGATCTCGGCCGACGGATCCGAGCTCAGCTCTCCGATCAGCTACGTCATCAGCCCGCTGGCGCTCTACCCCGCGGTCTGCCCGTCGTTGCTCGCCAAGGCGGGAGCCACCCGCCTCGGGCTGGTCGGCTACGACCTCAGCGCCAGCGACCGGCTCATCATCATGGCCGAGGGCGGCGCGAAGGCGGTGAACCGTCCGATCAATCCGAAGATCCGTATTCCGATCACGACGAGCGACTTCACCCCGGCGATCTCCCAGCTCACCCGGTCCGGTGCCGACGGAGCCGTGCTCGTCGTGTTCGACCAGGCCGCCTACGCGGTGATCTCCCAGGCCGGCCAGCGGGTCCGGACCTGCCACGCGGCCGGAACCCTCTCGCCGAAGTACCTGTCGACGCTCGGTCCGGCCGCGGACAACCTCGTGGTCGCGACCGCGTTCCCCGAGCTGAGCCAGGCCGGCCAGTTCCCCGAGGTGGCCCGGATGATCTCCGAACTGGACGCCGAGCAGGCCGGCGGGGACGCGGACGCGGCCCCCGCGCTACGCACCACGACGACCACCACCGGCGCGTGGCTGTCCGTGCAGATCGCCGAGAAGGTGGGCAACAAGGTGTCCGGCCCGCTCACCGCCCGCACCCTGCTCGACCAGCTCAACCGGACCACCGACCTGGACCTGGGCGGCATCGTCCCGCGGCTGAACCTCACGGCGACGACGCCGATCCCCGGGGCGGAACGGATCTTCAACACCACGCTGCGGGGAGCCCGCTGGGACAGCGCGTCGAAGAGCTTCGTGCCACTCGGCCCGGAGACCTACTCCGGCCTGGACATCCTGCGCCGGGCCGCCTCCTGA